From Hymenobacter sedentarius, a single genomic window includes:
- a CDS encoding RCC1 domain-containing protein — protein MLLKSIPLWGGLCLLFTAGTATAQTPANTFAASTNHSAIIRPDGSLWTSGINLEGQLGNGTTTCSTSPVRVKTEDPNTHWAQVAAGTSHTLALTTDGRLYTWGGNSKGQLGDGTNKQHLTPVAVKLPEEAAHATWKQVAAGTSHSLALSTDGRLYVWGNNTNGQLGQGTSLDYTHPVEVPLPESARSTTWAQVAAGNDHTLALTADGRLFAWGNNQFGQLGNGSYATSREPEAVGQTRKLAALRWAYVAAGRFHTLAVTEDGKLYSWGSNRFGQLGEEEDTQRNLPTLMLMPGGLANAVWTQVAAGDAHSLALSADGRLVAWGNNCAGQLGDGTTVRQLQPVVVTLPENASAAVAWTRIASGGFHNLAYTADGQLYTWGANRFGQLGDGTALDHNQPMSQESIFTKQSSPSPSGLGGDLSSLDGAEAWGLNDTRLLKEMPEAPSFMMLPQQADDRP, from the coding sequence ATGCTACTTAAATCCATCCCCTTGTGGGGCGGGCTGTGCCTGCTCTTCACTGCCGGTACCGCCACCGCTCAGACGCCTGCCAACACCTTCGCCGCCAGCACCAATCATTCCGCCATCATTCGCCCCGACGGCAGCCTCTGGACCAGCGGCATCAACCTGGAAGGGCAGCTCGGCAACGGCACCACTACCTGCAGCACCAGCCCCGTGCGCGTGAAGACCGAAGACCCGAACACCCACTGGGCGCAGGTGGCCGCCGGCACCTCCCACACCCTGGCCCTGACCACCGACGGCCGGCTCTACACTTGGGGCGGCAATAGCAAAGGCCAACTGGGCGACGGCACCAACAAGCAGCACCTGACCCCGGTGGCGGTGAAGCTCCCCGAGGAGGCAGCCCACGCCACCTGGAAGCAGGTGGCTGCGGGCACCTCGCATTCGCTGGCCCTCAGCACCGACGGCCGCCTCTATGTGTGGGGCAATAACACCAACGGCCAACTAGGGCAAGGCACGAGCCTGGACTACACCCACCCCGTGGAGGTGCCCCTGCCAGAAAGTGCCCGTAGTACTACCTGGGCGCAGGTAGCCGCCGGCAACGACCACACCCTGGCCCTCACGGCCGATGGGCGCTTGTTTGCGTGGGGCAACAACCAGTTTGGCCAGCTGGGCAACGGCTCCTACGCCACCTCGCGCGAGCCCGAAGCCGTTGGGCAAACCCGGAAGCTGGCGGCGCTGCGCTGGGCCTACGTGGCCGCTGGCCGCTTTCATACCCTGGCCGTGACGGAAGATGGCAAGCTCTATAGCTGGGGCTCCAACCGATTTGGCCAGCTGGGGGAAGAGGAAGACACCCAGCGCAACCTGCCCACGCTCATGCTGATGCCCGGCGGCCTGGCCAACGCCGTGTGGACGCAAGTGGCCGCGGGCGATGCCCACTCCCTGGCCCTGAGCGCCGATGGCCGCCTGGTAGCCTGGGGCAACAACTGCGCCGGCCAGCTGGGCGATGGCACCACCGTCCGGCAGCTGCAGCCGGTAGTAGTCACCCTGCCCGAGAACGCCTCCGCCGCAGTTGCCTGGACCCGGATAGCCAGCGGAGGCTTTCACAACCTGGCCTACACCGCCGATGGCCAGCTCTACACCTGGGGCGCCAACCGCTTTGGCCAGCTGGGCGATGGCACGGCGCTCGACCACAACCAGCCCATGAGCCAAGAGTCCATCTTCACGAAACAATCCAGCCCAAGCCCCTCCGGCTTGGGGGGCGACCTGAGCTCATTGGATGGCGCAGAGGCCTGGGGATTGAACGACACCCGGCTGCTCAAGGAAATGCCCGAAGCGCCGAGCTTCATGATGCTTCCGCAGCAAGCGGACGACCGGCCCTAA
- a CDS encoding SAM-dependent methyltransferase, translating to MPATLYLLPTPLAEDTAPQVLPPQVVAAAAALPYFLVENARTARRFVKSVAPARVIEDIRFTVIDKDSTDAEVRAALAPLLKEGIDGGILSEAGCPGIADPGAALVREAHRLGIKVVPLVGPSSLLLALMASGLNGQQFAFHGYLPIEKAPRVAAIKTLEREAQQRQQAQLFIETPYRNGALFSDLLAHLQPGTRLCVAADVTGTGEFIKTLLVSDWRRLPAPELHKIPTVFIIGT from the coding sequence ATGCCCGCTACGCTATACCTCCTCCCCACCCCCCTGGCCGAAGACACGGCCCCGCAAGTGCTGCCGCCGCAGGTGGTGGCCGCCGCGGCGGCCCTCCCCTATTTCCTGGTAGAGAATGCCCGCACGGCCCGCCGCTTCGTGAAGAGCGTGGCCCCGGCCCGCGTAATCGAAGACATCCGCTTCACGGTCATCGACAAAGACAGTACCGATGCCGAAGTGCGCGCCGCCCTGGCGCCTCTGCTGAAAGAAGGCATTGATGGGGGAATTCTGAGCGAAGCCGGCTGCCCGGGCATCGCCGACCCGGGCGCGGCCTTGGTGCGCGAGGCCCACCGGCTGGGCATTAAAGTGGTGCCGCTGGTAGGGCCGTCGTCCCTGCTGCTGGCCCTGATGGCCTCGGGCCTGAACGGGCAGCAGTTTGCCTTTCACGGCTACCTGCCCATTGAGAAAGCACCGCGCGTGGCCGCCATCAAAACGCTGGAGCGCGAGGCGCAGCAGCGGCAGCAGGCGCAGCTGTTTATCGAGACGCCCTACCGCAACGGGGCGCTGTTCAGCGACTTGCTGGCCCACTTACAGCCCGGCACCCGCCTGTGCGTGGCCGCCGATGTGACGGGCACCGGCGAGTTTATCAAGACCCTGCTGGTATCGGACTGGCGCCGCCTGCCGGCCCCGGAGCTGCACAAGATTCCGACGGTGTTTATCATTGGCACTTAG
- the feoB gene encoding ferrous iron transport protein B, with product MSDTATAAPVATQPDPAAGVRPLRIALIGNPNSGKTSLFNQLTGLNQKVGNFPGVTVDRKSGFSQLTPVQRAEIIDLPGTYSLYPKSLDEKVITDLLYDRTAANYPDFVVVTVDANNLRRSLLLFTQLGDLGLPAVLALNMMDVAERHGVKIDLPALERELGVPIIPMNARKGIGVAALKIVMAQRLDAPPVRCWEPDEKLLPLVRQIRYYFDLHNDYLALHYAQQYRHISFLSPDDKTYLQELTHKYGFDAMAQQAAETIARYARINEILLETVTVTRTETREPVSNHIDKVLTHRVGGYLLFLGILFTLFQAIFAWAQYPMDWIDQGISALSATIQANFHGPLVRLLTEGVLAGLGGVLIFIPQIALLFGFLAVLEETGYMARVTFLMDKLMRPFGLSGKSVVPLISGLACAVPAIMGARTIESWKDRMITIFVTPLMSCSARIPVYTVLVALVVPDQATWGIFNLRGVALMGLYLLGLFSALGSAWVLKKVLKARERSYFIMEFPVYQWPRWKNVGLTIYQKVQAFVLQAGKVIVAISVLLWVLASYGPGQKQATAEAQVRQQVATQGWDEDEVSRRVASARLENSYAGSFGRALEPAIRPLGYDWKIGIALLTSFAAREVFVGTISTIYSVGQDADMGTLQQKLQAEKDANGQPFFTPARAFSLLVFYVFAMQCMSTLAVTYRETKSWKWPLAQLLYMTGLAYVAALVVYQVLA from the coding sequence TTGAGTGATACGGCAACGGCAGCGCCCGTTGCAACGCAACCCGACCCTGCGGCCGGCGTCCGCCCCCTGCGCATTGCCCTTATCGGCAACCCCAACAGCGGCAAGACGTCGCTGTTCAACCAGCTCACCGGGCTCAACCAGAAGGTAGGCAACTTCCCGGGCGTGACCGTAGACCGCAAGTCGGGCTTTTCGCAGCTCACGCCGGTGCAGCGGGCCGAAATCATCGACTTGCCGGGCACGTACTCGCTCTACCCCAAGAGCCTGGATGAGAAGGTAATCACCGACCTGCTCTACGACCGCACCGCCGCCAACTACCCCGACTTTGTGGTAGTGACCGTGGACGCTAACAACCTGCGCCGCAGCCTGCTGCTGTTTACCCAGCTGGGCGACCTGGGCCTGCCGGCCGTACTGGCCCTGAATATGATGGATGTGGCCGAACGCCACGGCGTGAAAATCGACCTGCCGGCGCTGGAGCGGGAACTGGGTGTGCCCATCATCCCCATGAATGCCCGCAAGGGCATCGGCGTGGCCGCCCTCAAAATCGTAATGGCCCAGCGGCTGGACGCGCCCCCCGTGCGCTGCTGGGAGCCCGACGAGAAGCTGCTACCCCTGGTGCGGCAAATCCGGTACTACTTCGACCTGCACAACGACTACCTGGCGCTGCACTACGCCCAGCAGTACCGCCACATCAGCTTCCTGAGTCCCGACGACAAAACCTACCTTCAGGAGCTGACGCACAAGTACGGCTTCGATGCCATGGCCCAACAAGCGGCCGAGACCATTGCCCGCTACGCCCGCATCAACGAAATCCTGCTCGAAACCGTGACCGTGACGCGCACCGAAACGCGCGAGCCGGTGAGCAACCACATCGACAAGGTGCTCACGCACCGGGTGGGCGGCTACCTGCTTTTTCTGGGCATTCTGTTCACGCTGTTCCAGGCCATTTTTGCCTGGGCACAATACCCCATGGACTGGATAGACCAGGGGATTTCGGCGCTGAGTGCCACCATTCAGGCCAACTTCCACGGGCCCCTGGTCCGGCTGCTCACCGAGGGTGTGCTGGCCGGCCTGGGCGGCGTGTTGATCTTCATTCCGCAGATTGCCTTGCTATTTGGCTTCCTGGCCGTGCTGGAGGAAACGGGCTATATGGCCCGTGTGACGTTCCTAATGGACAAGCTGATGCGGCCCTTCGGCTTGAGCGGCAAAAGCGTGGTGCCGCTGATATCGGGCTTGGCCTGCGCGGTGCCGGCCATCATGGGTGCCCGCACCATCGAGAGCTGGAAGGACCGGATGATAACCATCTTCGTGACCCCGCTCATGTCGTGCTCGGCGCGCATTCCAGTGTACACGGTGCTGGTGGCGCTGGTGGTGCCCGACCAGGCCACCTGGGGCATTTTCAACCTGCGCGGGGTGGCCCTGATGGGCCTTTACTTGCTGGGCTTGTTCTCGGCCCTGGGCTCGGCTTGGGTGCTGAAGAAGGTGCTCAAGGCGCGGGAGCGGAGCTACTTCATCATGGAGTTTCCGGTGTACCAGTGGCCGCGCTGGAAGAACGTGGGCCTGACCATCTACCAGAAAGTGCAGGCCTTTGTATTGCAGGCGGGCAAGGTGATTGTGGCCATCTCAGTGCTGCTGTGGGTGCTGGCCAGCTACGGCCCTGGCCAAAAGCAGGCCACCGCCGAAGCTCAGGTGCGCCAGCAAGTGGCCACCCAGGGCTGGGACGAAGACGAAGTAAGCCGCCGCGTCGCTTCGGCCCGGCTCGAAAACTCCTACGCGGGTTCCTTCGGGCGGGCGCTGGAACCGGCCATCCGCCCCTTGGGATATGATTGGAAAATCGGCATTGCGCTGCTGACCTCCTTTGCTGCGCGGGAAGTATTCGTGGGCACCATCTCCACCATTTACAGCGTGGGCCAGGACGCCGACATGGGCACGCTGCAACAAAAGCTTCAGGCCGAAAAAGATGCCAATGGGCAGCCCTTCTTCACGCCGGCGCGGGCGTTTTCGCTGCTCGTATTCTACGTGTTTGCCATGCAGTGCATGAGCACGCTGGCCGTCACCTACCGCGAAACCAAGAGCTGGAAGTGGCCCCTGGCCCAACTGCTCTACATGACGGGCCTGGCTTACGTGGCTGCTTTGGTGGTGTACCAGGTGCTGGCGTAG
- a CDS encoding FeoA family protein → MALFRRSAPLVAASAAARRTAKDLRLGETGTICCLEDPEMALKLLEMGCVPGVQVRLSGRAPLGDPLMLVLGDQEYTLSVRASEAATILLKE, encoded by the coding sequence GTGGCTTTATTCCGTCGTTCCGCTCCTCTCGTCGCTGCCAGTGCCGCTGCCCGCCGCACCGCCAAAGACCTGCGCCTGGGCGAAACCGGCACCATTTGCTGCCTCGAAGACCCCGAGATGGCACTTAAGCTGTTGGAAATGGGTTGTGTGCCCGGAGTGCAAGTGCGCCTGAGCGGCCGCGCCCCCCTGGGCGACCCGCTGATGCTGGTGCTCGGCGACCAGGAGTATACGCTCTCGGTACGGGCGAGCGAGGCAGCCACGATTTTGCTGAAAGAATAA
- a CDS encoding carboxypeptidase-like regulatory domain-containing protein, whose protein sequence is MLTRLLLIALFIVNAATSGWAQQAQIKGVIVDKDTKEPLPFTSIGLKNEQIGALSNEHGQFIVPAPSKNADDSLIVIALGYGRRAVLVKRGVSVPNLTIEVPKRAVALGNVVVKAGKVKNLGLGARTDNPGEGMIQGLPGSQYAFFVKNDKKKKLGNVRTVSFYIGENGFPREPFRVRLYKADGNYNAPNTDLLTENVVVSAPQGGQWYTVDLTPYNIMAPEEGFFVAMEWVVSGDKFFATNFMDDYTPYGQIMRPTFEFKESRTWNYSMGKGWSLITASNGQGLRYNAMIKAEVDMIK, encoded by the coding sequence ATGCTTACACGCTTACTTCTAATAGCATTATTTATAGTCAACGCTGCAACTTCCGGCTGGGCTCAGCAGGCTCAAATCAAGGGCGTAATTGTTGACAAAGACACCAAGGAGCCACTGCCCTTCACCTCCATCGGACTTAAGAACGAGCAGATTGGGGCGCTTAGCAATGAGCACGGCCAGTTTATTGTGCCCGCGCCCAGCAAAAATGCCGATGACTCCCTCATCGTAATTGCCTTGGGCTATGGCCGCCGGGCCGTGCTGGTAAAGCGGGGCGTGAGCGTGCCCAACCTAACCATTGAGGTACCCAAGCGGGCCGTGGCACTCGGCAACGTGGTGGTGAAGGCCGGCAAAGTGAAGAACCTGGGCCTCGGGGCCCGCACCGACAACCCCGGCGAAGGCATGATTCAGGGCCTGCCCGGCAGCCAGTACGCCTTCTTTGTGAAGAACGACAAGAAGAAGAAATTGGGCAACGTGCGGACGGTATCGTTCTACATCGGGGAAAACGGCTTTCCGCGCGAGCCCTTCCGCGTGCGCCTCTATAAGGCCGACGGCAACTACAACGCCCCCAACACCGACCTGCTCACCGAAAACGTGGTGGTGTCGGCACCCCAGGGCGGCCAGTGGTACACCGTCGACCTGACGCCCTACAACATCATGGCGCCCGAGGAAGGCTTCTTCGTGGCCATGGAGTGGGTGGTAAGCGGCGATAAGTTCTTCGCCACCAATTTCATGGACGATTACACGCCCTACGGCCAGATTATGCGCCCCACCTTCGAATTCAAGGAAAGCCGTACCTGGAACTACTCCATGGGCAAGGGCTGGAGCCTCATCACGGCCTCCAACGGCCAGGGCCTGCGCTACAACGCCATGATTAAGGCCGAGGTCGACATGATTAAGTAA
- a CDS encoding alpha/beta hydrolase family protein, which yields MLLLCLLSAASGAANAEAPTEKGLPLGGLWRGKLPVTAGGNDMTISVVPLAGGKYFAALDVPAQKVSRMTAEVTVRGDSVLLRMPKAGSSYAARLDTVRHELNGVWSQGGVKSPVLLRYSPMPSVSGSGTRLPPPYREEEVVFNNPMARLNFSGTLTVPAGPGPFPAVVLVSDLGPQDRDGTVGEFRFLGSLADYLTRRGVAVLRYDDRGVGQSGGSTATATTEMLVTDVQAAVNYLRSRLEVNINRIGVVGHGEGANVALLAAGQPLPPAFVVALAGYGLPGEETLLQQQVAQQRAQKVAPAKVQAAYERQRTMYDIIRQTNQQQAQAIVSNMLRQDQPGIDPQAAQAAATKMLTPWQRYFLSFDPVAELDQVRCPVLLLSGTEDLEAPADLHLEALEKELKSIGRNTTSKRLPGVNHLFQPPKTEWTLMNGEMKPVFSPVAQETMRAWIAGLSQPAKKKPF from the coding sequence ATGCTGCTGTTGTGCCTATTGAGCGCAGCCAGCGGCGCGGCTAATGCCGAGGCACCGACAGAAAAAGGTTTGCCACTAGGCGGCTTGTGGAGGGGGAAGCTGCCGGTGACGGCCGGTGGGAATGACATGACGATTAGCGTGGTGCCGCTGGCCGGCGGGAAGTACTTCGCTGCCCTCGACGTGCCCGCTCAAAAGGTGAGCCGAATGACCGCAGAAGTGACCGTGCGCGGCGACTCGGTGCTGCTGCGCATGCCCAAAGCCGGCAGCAGCTACGCGGCCCGCCTCGATACGGTTAGGCACGAGCTCAACGGGGTATGGTCCCAGGGCGGGGTGAAATCGCCGGTGCTGCTGCGGTACTCGCCCATGCCCAGCGTCAGTGGGAGCGGCACCCGCCTGCCGCCGCCCTACCGCGAAGAGGAAGTGGTCTTCAACAACCCCATGGCGCGGCTCAACTTTAGCGGGACGCTGACCGTGCCGGCTGGCCCAGGCCCGTTTCCGGCCGTGGTGCTCGTGAGCGACTTAGGGCCGCAAGACCGCGACGGCACGGTGGGGGAGTTTCGTTTTCTGGGCTCCCTAGCTGACTACCTTACCCGGCGCGGCGTGGCCGTGCTGCGGTACGACGACCGCGGCGTGGGCCAGTCGGGCGGCAGCACGGCCACGGCCACCACCGAAATGCTGGTGACCGATGTGCAAGCGGCGGTAAACTACCTGCGCTCCCGGCTGGAAGTCAACATTAATCGCATCGGCGTGGTGGGCCACGGCGAAGGGGCCAACGTGGCCTTGCTGGCGGCGGGCCAGCCGCTGCCGCCAGCGTTTGTGGTGGCGCTGGCGGGCTACGGCCTGCCCGGCGAAGAAACCCTGCTGCAGCAGCAAGTGGCCCAGCAGCGGGCCCAGAAGGTGGCCCCCGCCAAGGTGCAGGCCGCCTACGAGCGCCAGCGCACCATGTACGACATCATCCGCCAAACCAATCAGCAGCAGGCCCAGGCCATTGTGAGCAACATGCTGCGGCAAGACCAGCCCGGCATCGACCCCCAGGCCGCCCAAGCCGCGGCCACCAAGATGCTCACGCCCTGGCAGCGCTATTTCCTGTCCTTCGACCCCGTGGCAGAGCTCGACCAGGTGCGCTGCCCCGTGCTGCTACTCAGCGGCACCGAAGACCTGGAAGCCCCCGCCGACTTGCACCTGGAGGCCCTGGAAAAGGAGCTGAAAAGCATCGGCCGCAATACCACCTCCAAGCGCCTGCCGGGCGTGAACCACCTGTTTCAGCCCCCCAAAACGGAGTGGACGCTGATGAACGGCGAGATGAAGCCCGTGTTTTCGCCCGTAGCCCAGGAAACCATGCGCGCCTGGATAGCCGGCCTTAGCCAGCCGGCGAAGAAGAAGCCATTCTAA
- a CDS encoding carboxypeptidase-like regulatory domain-containing protein, whose translation MLLLPALSWAQENRITGRVVDAKTKDPVPFASIGLREEGTGALTNEYGYFQLAGLEKSAQDSLIVMTLGYERSAVLIKRGSTEDLIIELKKRVIELGNVVVKGGKVKNLELGSNSNNPGEGMIQGLPGSQYAFFVKNDKQKKLGNVRTVSFYIGENGFPREPFRVRIYKADGNYNAPNTDLLTENVVVSASRGGEWYTIDLSTYNIPAPEEGFFVAMEWIVGGDKFYTTNFMDNYTPYGQIMRPTFEFKESRTWSYTIGKGWNLLTLANGQGRRYNAMIKAEVDMIK comes from the coding sequence TTGTTGCTACTGCCGGCGTTGAGTTGGGCGCAGGAAAACCGCATTACGGGCCGTGTTGTAGACGCTAAGACGAAAGACCCGGTGCCGTTCGCCTCCATCGGCCTGCGCGAAGAAGGCACGGGTGCCCTGACCAACGAATATGGCTATTTTCAATTGGCTGGGCTCGAGAAAAGCGCTCAGGACTCCCTGATTGTGATGACGTTGGGCTACGAGCGCAGCGCCGTCCTCATCAAGCGCGGCAGCACCGAAGACCTCATCATTGAGCTGAAAAAGCGCGTAATTGAACTGGGCAATGTGGTGGTAAAAGGCGGCAAGGTGAAGAACCTGGAGCTGGGCTCTAACTCGAATAACCCCGGCGAAGGCATGATTCAGGGCCTGCCTGGCAGCCAATATGCTTTTTTCGTGAAAAACGATAAACAGAAGAAGCTGGGCAACGTGCGCACGGTGTCGTTCTACATCGGCGAAAACGGCTTTCCCCGCGAACCCTTCCGCGTCCGCATTTACAAGGCTGACGGCAACTACAACGCCCCCAACACCGACCTGCTCACCGAAAACGTGGTGGTGTCGGCGTCGCGCGGCGGCGAATGGTACACCATCGACCTGAGCACCTATAACATCCCAGCGCCGGAAGAAGGCTTCTTCGTGGCCATGGAGTGGATTGTGGGCGGTGATAAGTTCTACACCACCAACTTCATGGACAACTACACGCCCTACGGCCAGATTATGCGTCCCACCTTCGAATTCAAGGAAAGCCGCACCTGGAGCTACACCATCGGCAAGGGCTGGAACCTACTCACGCTGGCCAACGGCCAGGGCCGCCGCTACAACGCCATGATTAAGGCCGAAGTCGACATGATTAAGTAA
- a CDS encoding alpha/beta hydrolase family protein: MTINTLRLSRLFGTLLICLTLAASAQAGTRQSTAVAAAPAEVPALDGLWKGQLKVPGGQLEVIFRFVKLSGGEYFCSLDVPLQKVSRMAVKTEVKNDTVRLFAEEANSRFVGRVSADGKQMAGTWQQPGFKVPMVLAFSPLPDMTAKNVRLTPPYREEEATFSNLTVNARLSGMLTIPAGPGPFPAVVLLSDAGPQDRNGTVGDFGPLGLLADYLTRRGVAVLRFDDRGVGKSGGTPAITTADLVSDAQAGLNYLRTRPEIDLAHLGLVGHGEGGNVALLAASQPLPPAFVVALAAYGLPGRDIAVQQQATTLRTLGSENAQIEAATKRQLAMLEIIRQTTDNSQAQAIVANMLKQNNAAIDNAAAQSSAAELTSPRYRYFLAFNPLEKLVLVHCPVLLLNGTADLTINADANQKALQKGLALNKNVTAKKLVGVNHLFQPEPGKWPVLNGQPQPNFSPEAQETIREWIVAQSKK, translated from the coding sequence ATGACAATCAATACCCTCCGCTTATCCCGCCTTTTTGGTACTCTCCTTATTTGTTTAACCCTGGCGGCCTCGGCGCAGGCCGGCACCCGGCAGAGTACGGCCGTGGCGGCCGCGCCCGCTGAAGTCCCGGCCCTCGACGGCTTGTGGAAGGGCCAGCTCAAAGTGCCGGGCGGGCAGCTGGAAGTCATCTTCCGTTTTGTGAAGCTCAGCGGGGGCGAATATTTCTGCTCGCTCGACGTGCCGCTGCAGAAGGTGAGCCGCATGGCCGTGAAAACGGAAGTGAAAAACGACACCGTGCGCCTGTTTGCCGAAGAAGCCAACAGCCGCTTTGTGGGCCGCGTATCGGCCGATGGCAAGCAAATGGCCGGTACCTGGCAGCAGCCCGGGTTTAAGGTGCCCATGGTGCTCGCCTTCAGCCCTCTGCCAGATATGACGGCCAAGAACGTGCGCCTCACGCCGCCGTACCGCGAGGAAGAAGCCACCTTCAGCAACCTCACCGTGAATGCGCGGCTGAGCGGCATGCTCACCATTCCGGCGGGCCCGGGTCCGTTTCCAGCCGTGGTGCTCCTCAGCGACGCCGGCCCCCAGGACCGCAACGGCACCGTCGGCGACTTCGGGCCGCTGGGCCTGCTGGCCGACTACCTCACCCGGCGCGGCGTGGCCGTGCTGCGCTTCGACGACCGCGGCGTGGGCAAGTCGGGCGGCACGCCGGCCATTACCACCGCCGATTTAGTGAGCGACGCCCAGGCCGGCTTGAACTACCTGCGCACCCGTCCCGAAATTGACCTGGCCCACCTCGGCCTGGTGGGCCACGGCGAAGGCGGCAACGTGGCTTTGCTGGCCGCGTCGCAGCCGCTGCCGCCCGCTTTTGTGGTGGCCCTGGCCGCGTATGGCCTGCCCGGCCGCGACATTGCCGTGCAGCAGCAGGCCACGACCCTGCGCACCCTCGGCAGCGAAAACGCGCAGATTGAAGCCGCCACCAAGCGCCAGCTGGCCATGCTCGAAATCATTCGGCAAACCACCGACAACTCCCAGGCCCAGGCCATTGTGGCCAATATGCTGAAGCAGAACAACGCGGCCATCGACAACGCCGCCGCCCAGTCGAGCGCCGCCGAGCTGACTTCGCCCCGCTACCGCTACTTCCTGGCGTTCAACCCCCTCGAAAAGCTGGTGCTCGTGCATTGCCCGGTGCTGCTGCTCAACGGCACTGCCGACCTCACCATCAACGCCGACGCCAACCAGAAAGCCCTGCAAAAAGGCCTGGCCTTGAACAAGAACGTGACCGCCAAAAAACTGGTCGGCGTCAACCACCTCTTCCAGCCCGAGCCCGGCAAGTGGCCCGTACTCAACGGCCAGCCCCAGCCCAACTTCTCGCCCGAAGCGCAGGAAACCATCCGCGAATGGATTGTAGCGCAGAGCAAGAAGTAA